The stretch of DNA TCAtaaggttattatagttaactaaaactatcaaaaaaatttaaatataaaaaaaaaactagttgccgaagaaattcatattttcattattttaaatttgagtaATTAAAAGCACGTAAAtggctaaaactgaaataaaaatacaaacgcatataaaaaaaaacgtaaaaaaaatatatatatatatatagatggattacaaaattttaaatgattaaaaatatttacataacctTCAAacgaaaatgaataaaaactatatagactaattatttttactaaaatgccccccaaaaaacattcaataaaactcaattataatacaaataaataaatagtactgcaagataaaataaaaattataataagaaatgcatttattttacttcAAGTACCAAAAGTTTGGccgttttagtttaatttaactttaataaGACTTTTCTTACTAACGAACAAGGTAAAAAACAATAACTTGTTAAATGGATTTGAAGGCAAACACTAATCTATCATCACATGCGCCATACAGCATTAataatcacagaaataaagacACGGACACAAAGGATTATTGTTTTACAGTAcaaaaaacgaaaacaaaaacaagattttattaaagaagcataaaaaataaaactcttgaTACATTTCTTATAACCGTCAAGTCAGCTCAAATTATACGTGTATACAATTGTTCCAGCTCACGGTTAAAAGGTCCataaactttcaaataaaatatatttcaattttaaatttcTTCAATaattttttctcattttgttaTAAATTGCCTATATGTTGtacacaggaaacagaaatatggaaaataaagataaatttgCTGTAATAAAAGGGTCACATTATAATCTGGGATATTTACGTCAAGATAagcaaataaattgtaaaaataaaatgtgtaaaaaagtttttttttttttgtcattttcatttttagaaaattattcGCTAATGCCTCACGGCTTCAAGACATGCAGAGAGTTTAACTTACAAATAATGATACGTgttttaaaaactacattaacCTTTTCCATCATACGTTTGAAAACAAATCCCAATGATTGTAATTCAGAATATTTACAATTAAGCCTGAAATCCGGTTATTGAAATCGCTTTTGGTTCTGCGTACAAAAGAAAGCGAATGTAAAAGCCGAGCGAGTTTAGGGCACAAATGAATCATGGGAAAACAGCGTCTGACGTCTTTCCAAAAAGATCGTCCTCAGCGAACCCTGTTTGAGGAAAAAGAAACTAAAGGAAACCATTCGACTTCAGGCCAATTCTTCACTAGTAACATGACCTTCATTGCCACAACCAAAACACGTCACAAACACACAACCGGAAAAACTACTTGCTTCTTGTACCTTTCAACCAATTACACTACTTTTAACAACGTCTGGGGACAAAAAGAAGATAACGAGCAGCTCTGATTCGACACGGCTCTCTATAAAAATCACTAAAACTGGAAGAGCGGAGAGAGATTACGTCACAATCTTCGTTCCCGGCAGTGAGAGTTTCACCACCAAGGCACCGTTAGCTCTCGAATCCTGGCACGTTTAATATATTAGACACGCCAAAGAAAAATCTAAAACCGCatctagaggaaaaaaaaacctgtacaAACCGAAACGCATTCACGCCCTTTAAGACGTCGGTGTCCTGCGTGTTCAAGGAAAAAACAGCTCGTGGATTGCTAAAACATACGGAAGCCCTGGTGATTTAGCTGCCACGCTGACTAGCATCCTGTTTATTAGGACAACCTGAAGTGTAGTGTGTAACCGGAAGCCCTTTAGAGTGTGAAAGCATGGCTTGTCGTGTAAAAACCGTTCGGCAGGACTACAGATTTGTTCATAGGCAGCGTACGGGGTCGAGCAATCGTAAACGAAACGCTCTCGCAAGGACCGGAAGACAGACGCAAACTCCAGCGAAAGACATTTCTGTGTGTCGCATTCGCTCTCGCGCACATTCACGACTAAACATTCGAAAGATAATTCAATATGCTGTTTGATTCGAAAAGTTGTAACAGATAAAAACTTCTTGTTAAATACTATCAACCCTGTTTCTGGAGTGCAGGAATGAACCGACACGTGAATGTTTTAAGGTAGTGTGGCAAAACGAGAAAATGCACGGTAATGATATTCATAACATGTACTATTCTAGCGATTTCAGATCCTACATCCACTAGCACATTGCGTATCGACTCGTAACGCGTATAAATATTAAGTGTTCGACAATAAAACAGGAATATCTCATGTTTTGGTCTAAACGAGCGCAGCTTTCGCATTAAAAAAAacgcaaaaataatttaaaaactactGCATCGGCAACACGGAATACGCGTTAGAAAAAAGTGCAGCGTAAAAGTTGAAAAATCTGCGAGTAGAAAAAGTCGGAAGCATGAATGGAAAAACAACCCACTGAATATGAATAGCTAAAGATAAGACGCAGTTTGAAAAGTACTTGAGTGGGTAATAAAGTCACtgttgttgctattattattattattattattattactactactgtcAATAAATCGGAATAGTGTCATATCTAATAATTACTCAAGGCAGTTTTCGTTTTAAGAGAAGATCCGGATGCACTGTGTGGCAGGAGTGTGGCAAACGGGACACTCGGGATCCGGCGACTGGCAGATCTGCCCGGCGCAATCCATGCAGAAGAGGTTATGACCGCATGGAACGAGCGCAGCGGTCACCTCGCATTCGCAACACACAAAACAATCCCGAGACACCATCCCAGCCAGGCCGCCCGCTTTGAGGCGTCCCAACATAGTGGAAGCGATTCCCACTCCGCTTCCACCTCCTTCTGAATCAGTTGGCGAGCCACCCGGGAGCGACGACGCAGAGCAAGATGAGTATCCAGTGCTGCTTCCACCGCTGCTGCTGCTTCCGCCCGAGAACGAGCTTCCAGTGCCCGCTTGGAGCCAGGAGAGCGTGCTAAGGGGGTCGCTTTGGGCCCGGCGGGCGAGCGGGTGATCTGGGTCGGGCGAGAGCCGCGGGGTTACAGCTCCTCCGCTGAGGACGCTGCTGTTTCGACGGACTGTCTGCGTCTGTTGCTTACCGCCGTTCGCAAACGGCGCCCAGATATTCGCAGCACTGAATTCGAAACCCAGATCTTCAGACGCAGCCGGCAAATTCTGAGTCGAATCAGCCGCGAAGGAGAAGCTCCCGCCGGCGCTGCTCGTGCTAAATGGACTTGTCGGGCTTCCCCCGCCATCTGCCGCCCGTCGAGTCGCCGAGAATGACTCGGTTGACATTTTGCGCGACGAATGGTTAATCTGTGGCGGAGGTGGAGGCGCCGAGTGAGTCGCACGTGACCAAAGTGCACCGGCCAAACCGAGTGACCCGAGACCCTCTAAACTCACATCAGTCCCATTGTTGTGGAAGTCATTATCGCCTTGGAGGTCAACGAAAGCACCGGTGCGCAAGGTAATGTGCGTTTCGATCTCTTCTCGCGCGCGATCCACGTTCTCAGGCATGCCGGTGACTTCAAATACAGGGTCTTTCTCGCGGCTGGGTGTCACGATGTAAGTGTGCGTCTGCTGCTGGATGCGTTTGATCGTGGCTCCTTTGGGTCCCACCACTAGGCCCACGACGCGGTAGGGAACGCGCACCTGGATGGTGGTCTGTCCTGGGAGATTGGGAGGGCCGGGAAGCGAGCCGCTCGATCCGGGGCTGTTTGCGCCGGCTTTGCAGCGCGAGGCGCGGATCATGGAGAAGTGCTCAGCCGCCGAGACAATCTCACGTTTGGCCATTTCCACGTCCTCGCGGCGGCCCGTCACGATGAACACGGGCTCTTCTCCTCTCACCGGGGTTTTGATGTAGGTGTTTGTTTTCGCACGGAGTGCTTTGATCTTGCAACCTGCaacaaaaattagaaaaaaaacattacaattgcATTTGAATCAAACCGACAAAGATCTATTCATTGTAACTagttgaatacaaaaaaaataaaaaataatcctggaaagtttaaaaaatatctggAATATTTCCGAAATATACGTGAAATATTCCACTACTTTTTGCAACccttattataacaatttaatttgTTACAGTAgtattatgctttaatattattAGTTACAACAAAATTACAGTTCttactagggctgggacaataaATCGACAAACTCAAATGCTCACGAAGAGCACTTGTGTGTTCGGCTGAGTTGAGGAAGTGGTTAAATATACTTGCACCTTGgcttttatacttttataatattaatataatcccAGTTTCAAGAGAGAATCATAATGCTTCCCGATAATCATAGAATCGATGCAAAACAATTACTCaattctcgatgcatcgatttatTGTCAGAGCCCTAGTTTTTACTAATGCGctcattaattaaaaattatctgAGAGACATCGTGGTATACTgaacttttaaaaatatgtattcatCACACCACAGAAATGAAAAAATTAACTAGCAAGGACAAAAAGagtgaataaaaaaagtaaagccAAATTATGAGAGATGTAAATTTATACATCATACTTGAATACAATGATTACATTATAATACAATGCagttatcactgcttagaatactatgTTGCGTGCCTTTTTCTgtatcatctcacagaaggatttattttaaacactcaaCTGATGTTATAAAGTgaatttggaataaaaaaaaaagttattaaatgtggtattttcacgtgTTCTCAGATGGAACAACATTTAAAGTATGTCACCACAGGAGCACTGAAAGTGAACTAGCAAAGACAAAAGGTTGAgggaaaagaaaaagtaaaatgcatattatgcaaattatatgtatatttcatataataattcCAGTGTATTATTAAAAGGCAATAGTGACTTTGACTATCATAAATGTTTAACCAAATCAATAAAAGCCGTGTTTCGACTATATTTTAGAATACCATTTTAGTCGTCattattgaatttttattataaaactatCTGACATGCtacaagtaaaatatatattttccgcagaGAGAaactgtagcttttttttttgtaaactcatTCAACACATCACAAGAGAATTAAAAGTAGCAGCGAGGATAAAAGGTTACAGACATATGTAAATGTATGCatcattaatgaataaaaaaatatgtaatataattagTGTAATCAAGACATTATTGTAATTGAGAATGTGGTATATCTGcagtttttcaaaattaatttgtcaGCACATCACGATTTAAATTAACTAGCAAAAGACATACGTAAAATTACACATCATCATACTGGAATTATTATATTGAAAGTCATCACTTCATCATCACACAGGTCATTGCTgattattatacttattatatatataacctaaataaacttttcacttttaaattaattaatgtttctaaaatatgCAAGTATTCTATTTAAATTAgccattatttaatttattataatgctGAAATTATTCCAGTAGTATCATGCTAGAATTCTTAAGTGGaatttttaaaaggttttaggGAAATATGTAAATCACAATAATTCTAGTATATTATTGATCATTTAAGTCAGTATCAGGTACATCTTTGCCTGTAAGAAACCATAAAGTGAATATCCACATCATATTATATCATTTCAGTAATGGATAATAATACAtggatattttattaaaaatatatatttagaatacatttatgattattaaaaatgcagtttaGTAATGAGCTCATTAATTGAAATGGTATATAtgtacttttaaaaattaattcgtcaggacatttaacattttttatgaattagAAAAGTCAAAAAGGTTGAATACTTGGGACATACttgaatataaaaattataaattcgATTCAATATTAGTAACAATTTCTTGGActatgtgactctggagcacagaagcagtcatcagtggcACAGacctatatttgtagcaatagccaacaatacattgcatgagtcaaaattataaatttttcttttatgccaaaaatcatcaggatattaactaaagatcatgttccatgaagatattttgtaactttcctaccataaatacataacttaatttttgataagtaatatggattactaagaacttcatttgaacaactttaaagatgattccCTCCccccctaaattatatatatatacacatacacacacacacacacatatacacacacatatttatgactggttttgtggtccagggtcacataaagCCTGCAAGTATAGTGTTGTAAAtagttcataatttactcaaactAATCCATACAAATGATAATAAATTGCAGACAAAAAAAGAGATTTAAGTTACTGGCGTGGATTGTTTTCTACACTCATCAAGCGGCAGAACAGAGGTGCGCTGTTCCTTTAAATCCGCGTGACTTATATCACTCAGCCAATGGCGCGGTCGCTCTGTGACGTCATCGCGGGAGCTGAACGCATGGCATTTCAAACAAAGAGAACAATGCCGCGCCGAACCAAACCTCGCGCCGCTCGCAGAAATAACGCTCGTTTTACATAAACCAAACAATTTAAGATGATTTCTCGCGGGTGTTTAACAGATAAGAGCATCAGAGCTGAAATGCGCGAGCCCCAGCCCTCTACACTTGCATAACTCGTATCCTCACATGACCCCTGCCTGCGTTCATATAACACGGATTCTGAACTAAACACAATCAGAGATCGATCATCAGCAGACAGAGAGATGGGCGGGAGAACCGGTCGATACGAGTCTCTATTGTCTGGTGTAGACCTGAGCAGACCCCCTCCCAAACCCCTCCTCCACCCCACAGCCACAACaacatccatccacccacccccAACACACTACTTAGGTTTATGAAGGAAAACATCCGCCAAAACGACAAAAAGCACCAAAACACCCGTGCACGCGACCCGAGACAACGACAGAAGCATAAGTTAACACATGTGTAACATGCAGCAGCTCACTTGTGCTCATAACACCAGATTATTGTTCTGATGCACTGCATTGCTTTGTTTATGATGTCCAGGAACACAGAACAGTTGTGAATATTCAAATCACAGCTTTTGCATGCAATCTCAGACGATTTAAGTGACCATGTTCCTGTTGCTCAAATTCAAATTTACTATTCCAGAACAAAGAATTTAGATAAACAATAATTTTTCAATGCAGCTAACCAGTAAACAACCTCATAGGGGTCACATGACTGATCCCAGTAAGGTTATACTGATATATTGTTCGACTGCCttatttttttagcatattttggAATATTATTCAATGTACATTGCATTTATTCTTTATATATCTCGAAACAAAGAACACTACTGAATGTTCCCATTTTGTATGCAAATAACTACCTTTAGTGCTTTCATACtgttaaaatgcattgcatttgttTATCTTTTGGAAAAATTTAATATGTTGCACGCAAATAACTACTTGCAATGCTTTCCTATTGAGAAAGTGCATTGAATTTGTTTGTTATCTCTTGTAATATAGTATTAAAATACtcaatttaaacacaaataacTACCTTTAAAGCTTTAATATTGTTCAAATGCATTGCATTCGTTTATCTTTtggattaatttaatattttgcacACAACTAATTACTTGCAATGCTTTCCAATTGTTCTACTGCATCGCATTTATTGTTTATCATGGTTGGTTTACTGTCGTAAATATTACCTTGCCTGCCGACGATCTCGGCCACATGCTCTGACGTGGGCACCGGGACGCACTCTGTCATGTTGACGCTTCTCTTTCGGAGCACCGAGCTTTGTTCTCCGAGGATGGAGGAGTGCGGGCCGGCCATGTGGTATCCCCCTCCTCCCGGGCCGTAGTACTCCGGAGAAGGCGAGCAGGAACCAGGGGATTCCCGGGAGCCATTGGTGTGCTCGAGCATCTGCAGGTCGATGTATCCGCCTCCTCCATTACAGTTCTCACCGGCCGAGGTGCCGTCCAGACAGTCGACCTTCTCCATCGCTATGAGTGACAGCTGATCCAGAGCGAAGCGCAGCGCCTCCTGATGGTCCTCGTCCCTGGGCTCCTGCTCGGTGACCCCGCCGGACGGTCCAGTGCTGCTCACAACCATCTCGTGGTCCATGATGTCAGGGTGAAACAACGGGCTTGGCATAGTCGTCCCCGCGTGTGCATCAGACACTGAACCAAGCACGCTTCCTAGAAAGAAAATACACATAAGTGACTCTGCAGCACACAacagtcatcagtagcacaggtTTATTTATAGAAACAGACAACATTACATTGCATGGCTCAAAATTATTTACTTCTCTTTagtgacaaaaatcattaggataaagTTATGATAATGtcccattaagatattttgtaaattgccTACCTTGTTAAAAAGATCAAAACTTAGCgctattttctcagtatttagattttttttttgttgcaccctcagattctagatattcagatagttgtatctcatACAAATATCGTATTATGCTAACAAACAGTTtgaacttatttattcagcttttaaataatgcatacatctaattaaaaaaaattaaaagcccactttgactggttttgtggtttggGGTGACACAGAGAGCGAGTGCGCGTGTTGTTCTCGAGCGCTGCACACCGCGCGCGTCTCTTTTGTCTTCATTGTTTCTGCTGCTCATTAGCTCCGCGCTGAAGTCTCACAACGCGCTTAACGTATATTTCATGACAAGCGGCCGTTATTAAGTCAGCTTCGCGGCGGGAACGTGCCGCGTACACCCGCGACTCCAAACCGGCGTATTCGTGAGTTTAAACGGAGATGTTGGAGTGTTGTTAGCCGCGCCGCTAACCGGAGACGATCAGTCACATTGTCGCCTTTGTTTGTGGATCTCAGCCGCGCGCCACGCGGGCGATACGGAAACCGGCGAACAAGAAACCGCCACACAGATGCGTTAAATAAAGCGGAAAACCCTCACCTGATGTGCTCCCGTCCCGCTCGCTGCTCGTGTCGGGTGTTTTGTGGAAGATGAGGGAGATGGTGATGATGGCTAACCGCTAGCGGAGCTGCTAACGTTTATCGTTGGGGGGCGTTGGGGAAAAATACTCGTTTCAAAAGCATTCGCGGTCAAATTCGACCCCCAGCGCGCGCTCGGATCACGCGTCCCGCCTCGGCACCGCTCACTCGAGCGGTCTGCTCATTGTTTTCCTGGTAGTTTTCACGCGTGGAACGCTACAGAGGTATTACAGCGCTTTCTCCCGTTCGTTCCGCCgtgtctttgtctgtctgtgtgcagtctctctctctctctctctctctctctgtgcgtcgctcgctcgctcgctcacgGCGCTGACGTCACAGACGCACAACAATGGGTTCAAAGGCCACTTGCAAATGTTTCTAGTCTTACAAACGTGACACACTCCTGCGTCCTCAAGGATGTTATTGTGTATTATGAAAATCCAAAGCAATTGTCTGTTGAATATGTTGTTAATTTCATTATATAGATTACAAAATTcttcatttataagttaaaaATGGCTTACATCTGCTTGGTCTTTCCTTCTGTTTCTTTCAAAATTTGATTTTTTCCCATCTCTTATACTTACAAATAACAAAGAGtgccacattttttatatattatcacACCTTTTCTTTCTCTGTGTGGGTTTATCTCTCCTTGTTTTGTAGGATTGTACTTTATAAATATACGTCCGTGTCTTTTCCCTACTCTTGTACATTTTTACGGATtctgcaataaaaataattatatctaTACAAAAACTATTATATAGTATTTTACTGTTTGGTTTTatagttaattaaatattaatatgatttagACTTCATACATGTATTTTATAACTCTTTGTTCCACAatgatttcaaatgcagtaaaATGTAGGTATAAACATTTaactattaaatacatttaacaaatatataatgtTAACTATGATTACAacttcagaaatattttatacatttataaatgttttcataaatacattgtatcctataaacacatttaataataacagttaagtacattttaaatataaagaaaaacatttgctttctttGAAATATGAGATATCtgcgttaaaaaaaaacaagaatgtgccaaaatgtgttgatttttatttcccAAGTTTACAAAATGACGTGTCCTTTAGCTACAAGGTTCATatttccaaaaaaacattttttccagATAAAGGGCAccgtacagaaaaaaataaaaaacacctctCCTGCATATTTCAAATATGAGTGTACAATGCAATCATTTGTGAAGAACAAAACATCAGGGTATGAGTCAATCCTCTATTAAATTCGATCAGGGGTGTGTGAAGTGTTAGTGTAAGTGAAAAACAAGAGCAAACACTGATGCATCGTGTAGATCTCTGTACTGTACCCATTCAGTCCATAACAATAAACCACGCTGCATCAGTGAATGATGACAAATACACACAGCTTGATCCAATCTGGTGCAACTAAAACATATTCAATGATATCAGCTATGCATTGACAAATTCATGAATACAAAAAACCGAAGCACCAACGTAAGAGCTTATGTCATGTCTACTGTAACGAAAGCTAAAATATAGAAGTACAAGAAAGAATTGAGCACCGTATTTGTAACCAGTATGTACTACTAGCACATTATTTCCAGAATCAGTCATAAAAACATGCCATTTTGattgtatgaaaaaaacaaaacaaaaaaaaactaatttgtgtGGAAATCATGATTTGAAACTAGCTTACGATGTCTGAATAAAGCCAGAAACCCAAACCTGACGGAGCACAAGCCCACACTTTAAGCTCATACAGTACAAAAATAGAGCAAATCCAGTTCAAACGAGTTCaagatagaaaaataaaactgtttgaaATGTTCTGGGTCAAACAAATGTTCACAGTTGAGTTGGAGAAGAAAGAATCAGCTCGAGTCTGAGTGCGTCTTTGGGTTCGGGAGGAAATACTGTCGTCCGGACGCTTTCCTGCAGACACAGAGATGAACAGCATTACAATCAGACTCAACCAGATCTTCTTCAAAGTGTTTCTTCCGTGCCGAATCGGTCAATACATTTCCCTGAACACAGATCTGACCCTGGCCGCCGAATATTGGTTTAATGCAGCTGCACTCGTTCACTAAATgtgaactaaataaatattaacttaagatacaaaaataaataaaaatggcaaaaaaaaaaaaaaaaaccatgaattgcaaattaactaaaaatatgtttgttttttttgtttgcagaTAATTGCAAAGTGGATTTTTCCTGATATTTAATACACTAATAATACATTTCTACAAGACTAGGAAAAACTGAGCACCTTCTTTATACCAGTTATCACAAACCAGAGTGCACTACTAGTCACGATAAACACTTTGTTGTGAGATGTATTGCCCTAGAAATAACTGCAATAAgcaatattattatcattttaagcCACTGAATATTTAATCATAATGTAACAGCATAATAATGCAAGAATGCCTACACATGTCCATGACAAacttatttttaagaatatttagatcaTGGAATTAAGGATCAAAATAGTAGATACCTTAAAAAACCTGAATAAATAGTAAAACATTTTCTAACAACAagtaacaagtagaaaaaaaagcagtttttaaatttaataacgtttaataaaattaagtttttaaaagACACCggtacaacaaaaaaaatcacagactTTCATTTTTAAGTAATTATAATGCTTAAATATAGTACATCAAGATATTAATCATAAATCATGTATTGCATCGTTATAATACAAGTGATTTGTGCAAACATGATGTTACAGACTATCATGATTTAACaaagaacgaaaaaaaaaaagtttaaaatcacAATTTTACTGTGCACATGAATTAAAAACAGGCTTGTTTTGTTATAAACCTGGATTTAATTTTTAACTGATATTTACATCCTAAACTGAAAAAGACTGCAAACGGTGCATTTCTACAACCATTCTAAAATAGTCAAGTATTTAAAGAGACATTCGtataattaaataaagttaaatatctAACTCAATCAATAAAAACTGGATGGAATATGGTTATTTATTGATAAAGCATCCTCTTATtaaagacttttaataaagttttttctCTTACAGCTATACAGACTCCATTTCCTCGTCGTTGGACTCTTCCTTCAGAGATTTGGCCTCGATGGCAGCTTCCTCGATGTGTGCGAGCATGTCTGCCATGAGCGCTTCCTCCAGCCTCTTCCTCACGCTGTACACCAGATCCTCCTGCTTCCTGTGGACCACAGAGAGCGTCTCAATCCAGCATTCAGACATCACTCCTCCTCATCCTTCTACTGTAACATACTGGAGACTCCTCACATCCTTCCCAGACTGATGTACCATTACTATTCTGGATTACCCTTCATTTCAAatgttagtaattttgttgttgttgtctacatagtt from Carassius gibelio isolate Cgi1373 ecotype wild population from Czech Republic chromosome B2, carGib1.2-hapl.c, whole genome shotgun sequence encodes:
- the LOC127951119 gene encoding RNA-binding protein MEX3B-like; translated protein: MPSPLFHPDIMDHEMVVSSTGPSGGVTEQEPRDEDHQEALRFALDQLSLIAMEKVDCLDGTSAGENCNGGGGYIDLQMLEHTNGSRESPGSCSPSPEYYGPGGGGYHMAGPHSSILGEQSSVLRKRSVNMTECVPVPTSEHVAEIVGRQGCKIKALRAKTNTYIKTPVRGEEPVFIVTGRREDVEMAKREIVSAAEHFSMIRASRCKAGANSPGSSGSLPGPPNLPGQTTIQVRVPYRVVGLVVGPKGATIKRIQQQTHTYIVTPSREKDPVFEVTGMPENVDRAREEIETHITLRTGAFVDLQGDNDFHNNGTDVSLEGLGSLGLAGALWSRATHSAPPPPPQINHSSRKMSTESFSATRRAADGGGSPTSPFSTSSAGGSFSFAADSTQNLPAASEDLGFEFSAANIWAPFANGGKQQTQTVRRNSSVLSGGAVTPRLSPDPDHPLARRAQSDPLSTLSWLQAGTGSSFSGGSSSSGGSSTGYSSCSASSLPGGSPTDSEGGGSGVGIASTMLGRLKAGGLAGMVSRDCFVCCECEVTAALVPCGHNLFCMDCAGQICQSPDPECPVCHTPATQCIRIFS